One Heptranchias perlo isolate sHepPer1 chromosome 2, sHepPer1.hap1, whole genome shotgun sequence DNA segment encodes these proteins:
- the LOC137334785 gene encoding zinc finger protein 551-like: MEKPWKCGVCGKGFNYPSRLEIHQSSHTGERPFTCSVCGKGFTESSSLLKHQRIHTGERPFTCSVCGKGFTQSSSLLKHQRVHTGERPFPCSVCGKRFTRSSNLVTHQLVHTDKRLFKCSDCEKSFKRKKDLLAHQRTHTGERPFTCTECGMRFTQLSHLLTHQRVHTGERPFTCSVCGKGFIQSSHLIEHQLVHTDKRLFQCSDCEKSFKRTWDLLKHQRIHAQERPFTCTECGKGFTQSSHLLTHQRVHTGERPFTCSVCGKGFTQSSSLVTHQRVHTGQRPFTCTECGKGFTRSSHLLSHQRVHM; the protein is encoded by the coding sequence atggagaaaccgtggaaatgtggggtctGCGGGAAGGGATTTAATTACCCGTCCAGGCTGGAAATTCATCaaagcagtcacactggggagagaccgttcacctgctccgtgtgtgggaagggattcactgagtCATCCAGCCTACTGAAACACCagcgtattcacactggggagagaccgttcacctgctctgtgtgtgggaagggattcactcagtcatccagcctactgaaacaccagcgagttcacactggggagaggccgttcccctgctccgtgtgtgggaagagattcactcgttcatccaaCCTTGTgacacatcaacttgttcacactgataagagactttttaaatgttctgactgcgagaagagctttaaaagaaaaaaggatctactggcacaccaacgcactcacactggggagaggccgttcacctgcaccgagtgtgggatgagattcactcagttatcccacctgctgacacaccaacgagttcacactggggagaggccgttcacctgttccgtgtgtgggaagggattcattcagtcatcccatctcattgaacaccaacttgttcacactgataagagactttttcaatgttctgactgtgagaagagctttaaaagaacgtgggatctgctgaaacaccaacgtatTCACGCTCAGGAGCgaccgttcacctgcactgagtgtgggaagggattcactcagtcatcccacctgctgacacaccagcgagttcacactggggagaggccgttcacctgctccgtgtgtgggaagggattcactcagtcatccagcctcgtgacacaccagcgagttcacactgggcagaggccgttcacctgcactgagtgtgggaagggatttactcgatcatcccacctgctgagtcaccagcgagttcacatgtga